AGAAGTTTAACTGCCTTCGAATTGGATCATTCGGCTTATCACAGACTCGACTGTCCGGACATTTCGCGCCATCACGAGCGGGCAATGCGTTAGGGAAATTGCTGATTTCGCGTATCAACTCCCCTGATTTTGACTCTGTGCCTGCTGTCGCCCTGCTGTTTGCAGCGGGCAGCCGACCGGACCTGCCTGCCATCAATGCACTGGCAGACAGCTCAGGCGCATTTGCGGTGACCATGGAAGGCGATCCGGACGAGGCGGACGAAGGCGAACTCTGGGCGGAACTGCTGGTAAACGGTCTTACCTTCGATCTTCGCGGTCTCGCGCCTGGAAAGCCAGCCGATACCGAGCCTGGGCGCAGCTGTGTCGGGATCCGGCAGGAAGACCTTGACGCCGAGGCGGAAGCCATCGTCCTGTCTCCGGGCCCGCACCTCGCCGGCGGATCCATGATGGTCCCCGTGCTTCGCAGCTTGGCCGCCCTGGCCGCCGCCCTGTCGGAGCTGGGCAATGTCGTGGCGCTGACCTGGTGCCCAGCAAGCAATCTGTGCGCGCCCGACTTCTTCGCCCAGCAGGTTGCCCGCTGGGTAGAGGGCGGTGTCTTTCCCGGGCTCGTGCTCGTCTCGCTGAACAACGATCCGGACGGCGGCCTGACGAGCCAAGGCTTGGCGCAGTTCAGCGGGCAGGAATTGCGCGTCGAGCCGGAGCTGGGTGAAAGCATACCGGAACTTGCCAAGCTGGCGCTGCGGCTGATCGACTTCCTCGTGCGGCAGGGCAAGCTCTCCAGCGAGGAAGTGCTGACGGCGCCTGACGGCCAGCCGCTGCGGCTGACGCCAAGCAAGAACGGTCGATACCTGCGTGTCTGGCGCGGATGAATGACCGGAAACGCGCGCTCAAGACCCTGAAAGGCTCACGGCAGCCGCTCCCTTTTCGCATGGTGAACCGGCCCGGAACCGCAGCGCACCGGTCCGATATGCAGAAACATCACCTGCTCCCGTGCCAATTGCTAAGCAGGTCCGCGTTCGAGCGACTTGTCGGGCACGCAGGCGGGCGAACGCAGGTGATGGAGGACTTTCGGACGAATGGCTTGCTCCTGCCCGCAAACGAGGCGGCCGCTTCGGCATCAGGTCTGCCGCTTCACCGCGGGCCGCACCGGCATTACAACGAACTGGTGGCCGAGCGGGTCGGAAGCATCACGGACGATTGGTCCAATGCCCGTCTCCGCCATGAAGCATTCGCCGTGCAGGATGCGCTTGGTCGTTTGAGGCTGCTGCAGGGCGCATTGCGGCGCAAGCTGCTGGACACGGCACGCCCCCTGATCCTCAATCGCAAGGACCCGCTGGGCAAGGGCCGGGATTTTAGCGAACTCGACGCGATGGCTGACATGTTGTGGGCCGCGTCAGGCTGAGTATGCCCGGTCAGGCCCGTTTAAAGCGTTGAAGAACAGCGGTGCGAGCAGCAGCCCGGTCACGAAGCCGCCGAGGTGCGCCTCCCACGCGATGCCGCCGCCGTCGGACAGGAAGATCGGCACGGTTGTGAAGATCACCAGCAGCATGTTCTGCCGCAGGAAGCCGATCAATTGCCGGCCGAAGCGCATGCTGAACAGCGGTGCGACATGGTCCGGCCCCGGCCCAAGCCGCGCCAGATAGCCGATCAGGCCGTATAGCGCGCCGGATGCGCCGATTGCGGGGATGATGCCCGACGGGTTCAATGCCAGGAACCCCGCGCTGCCGCCAAGCCCGCAGGCTAGGAACAGGACGAAGGCGTAGAAAACCGCCCGCGCGCCATGTCCCAGCGTTGCGATAACGGGCGGTAGAAGGGCCAGGGTAGCCATGGAGTTGAATGCCAGGTGCACGATCCCGCCATGGGCGAGCATGGAGAGGAACAGGTTCTCATATTCGCCGGATGCCATCGTGGCGGCGCTGACGCCCCACACGCCCATGCTTTCATCGCGCAAGGCGAACCAGCCCCAGATGGCGGCTATCAGGCCAACGAAGGCGAGGGCAGGGATCGCATCGGCCCGGCCCATGACGCTGCCCTGCGCGCGCGGGACCAGCGGCACGCCGCTGGCGGAAGCGCCCATCCGGTCTGGCTGGCGATCATCCATCCTGGCTTGCCGCATTGGCTGCGCTCAGGATCGCTCGGAGGCTGGCCGTGGCGACGTCCTCGTCTATGCCGACGCCCCACACTGTCCCGCCCGCACCGGTCGCGCATTCCAGATAGGTTGCAGCGCGCGCATCAGTGCCGCTGCCAAGCGCGTGTTCGGTGTAATCGACAACTTCCAGGTCCAGCCCGAAGGCATCGCGCAGCGTTGCCAGCACGGAGGAGATCAGGCCCTTGCCGCGTCCGGAAACGCGCTGCTCCACACCGTCCACCTCGATCGTGCCGGTAAACACGCGCGATCCATCGGAAGCGCGCGCTTCCTCGTAATCGATCAGGCGATAGCGGCGCTCCTCCACCTGTATGTAATAGGCCTTGCGGAAGACGTCCCAGATGTCGCCTGCATCCAGTTCGCGGCTCTGGCTGTCGGCCACGGCCTGCACATGGCGGCTGAAATCGGCCTGCAAGCGCTTGGGCAGTTTCAGGCCCTGATCCTGTTCGAGGACCCATGCGAAGCCGCCCTTGCCGGATTGCGAGTTCACGCGGATCACCGCCTCGTAGCTGCGACCAAGGTCCGCCGGATCGACCGGCAGGTAAGGCACGCGCCACTGCGGATCGTTCTGCGCTTCGTGAGCCGCGAACCCCTTCTTGATGGCGTCCTGGTGGCTGCCGCTGAAGGCGGTGAAGACCAGTTCGCCGCCATAGGGATGGCGCTGGTGGACGGGGATCTGGTTGCAGTACTCCACCGTCTCGATCACCCGGTCGATGTCCGAGAAATCGAGGCCCGGGTCGATGCCCTGCGTGTACATGTTGAGCGCCAGCGTCACGAGACAGCAATTGCCGGTCCGCTCCCCATTGCCGAACAGGCAGCCTTCGATCCGGTCTGCGCCAGCCATCAGCCCCAGCTCCGCCGCGGCGACACCCGTGCCGCGGTCGTTATGCGTATGCAGGCTGATCACCGCGCTGTCCCGGCCCGGCAGGTTGCGGCAGAAATACTCGATCTGGTCGGCGTAGATGTTGGGCGTTGCCGCCTCGACCGTGGCCGGCAGGTTCAGGATGATGGGCCGCTCCGGGGTGGGTGTCAGAACTTCCATCACCGCCTCGCAGACGGAGATCGAGAAATCGAGTTCCGCCGTGCTGAAGGTTTCTGGCGAATACTGGAAATGCCACTCGGTACCGGGCTGCTTCGCCGCCTCGTCGCGCATCACCTTGGCACCGGCCACGGCAATCTCGCGAACCTCTTCCTTCGACATGCGGAAGACGATGTCGCGCCAGGCCGGGCTGACCGCATTGTAGAGATGGACGATGGCCGCCCGCGCGCCCTCGAGGCTGGTGAAACTGGTACGGATCAGGTCCTCGCGGCTTTGCGTCAGGACTTGCACGATCACATCGTCCGGCACGCGCCCGGAATTGACCAGCTTGTGGATGAAATCGAACTCTGTCGCACCCGCGCTTGGGAAGCCGACTTCGATTTCCTTCACGCCGACTTCCACCAGCAGGTCGAAGAAGCGGTTCTTCTTCACCGCGTCCATGGGATCGACGATGGCCTGGTTGCCATCGCGCAGATCCGTGCTGAGCCAGCGCGGCGCGCTCGTGATCGTGCGCGTGGGCCATTGCCGGTCGGGCAAGGGGACCTGCGGGAAGGGGCGGTATTTCTTGGACGGATCGCGCAACATGGGCTGCCAGCCTTATCCTGCTTTGCCCGCGCAGCAAGTGCGGCGGGGAAAGGATTCGCTTTTCTAGATGAAAGGCCCCTTAGGCGGGCAGCCGCGCGACCGGGCGCAGCACGGAGGACACGCCTAAGGGCGCGCTAGTCGCAGCAGCAGGCAGAGGGCGCGTTGCTTTGTCATCTGACGTTGAGGCTAGCGCGCTGCAGCGGGCGCGTAAAGCGGCTAAAGAAGGCTGACGAAAAAACGGGCGCGAGCCTGAGCCCGCGCCCCGATTTTTCGCCAGTATTCCGAATTACTCGGCGGGCATCTCGAAGGCGACGGAGATGTCCAGCGCCACATTGTTCCCGATCACTGGCAGGGCATAGTCGATGCCGAAGTCGCTGCGATTGATGAAGGCCT
This genomic interval from Paraurantiacibacter namhicola contains the following:
- a CDS encoding AHH domain-containing protein — its product is MNDRKRALKTLKGSRQPLPFRMVNRPGTAAHRSDMQKHHLLPCQLLSRSAFERLVGHAGGRTQVMEDFRTNGLLLPANEAAASASGLPLHRGPHRHYNELVAERVGSITDDWSNARLRHEAFAVQDALGRLRLLQGALRRKLLDTARPLILNRKDPLGKGRDFSELDAMADMLWAASG
- a CDS encoding rhomboid family intramembrane serine protease; the encoded protein is MDDRQPDRMGASASGVPLVPRAQGSVMGRADAIPALAFVGLIAAIWGWFALRDESMGVWGVSAATMASGEYENLFLSMLAHGGIVHLAFNSMATLALLPPVIATLGHGARAVFYAFVLFLACGLGGSAGFLALNPSGIIPAIGASGALYGLIGYLARLGPGPDHVAPLFSMRFGRQLIGFLRQNMLLVIFTTVPIFLSDGGGIAWEAHLGGFVTGLLLAPLFFNALNGPDRAYSA
- the leuA gene encoding 2-isopropylmalate synthase — encoded protein: MLRDPSKKYRPFPQVPLPDRQWPTRTITSAPRWLSTDLRDGNQAIVDPMDAVKKNRFFDLLVEVGVKEIEVGFPSAGATEFDFIHKLVNSGRVPDDVIVQVLTQSREDLIRTSFTSLEGARAAIVHLYNAVSPAWRDIVFRMSKEEVREIAVAGAKVMRDEAAKQPGTEWHFQYSPETFSTAELDFSISVCEAVMEVLTPTPERPIILNLPATVEAATPNIYADQIEYFCRNLPGRDSAVISLHTHNDRGTGVAAAELGLMAGADRIEGCLFGNGERTGNCCLVTLALNMYTQGIDPGLDFSDIDRVIETVEYCNQIPVHQRHPYGGELVFTAFSGSHQDAIKKGFAAHEAQNDPQWRVPYLPVDPADLGRSYEAVIRVNSQSGKGGFAWVLEQDQGLKLPKRLQADFSRHVQAVADSQSRELDAGDIWDVFRKAYYIQVEERRYRLIDYEEARASDGSRVFTGTIEVDGVEQRVSGRGKGLISSVLATLRDAFGLDLEVVDYTEHALGSGTDARAATYLECATGAGGTVWGVGIDEDVATASLRAILSAANAASQDG